The Quercus lobata isolate SW786 chromosome 9, ValleyOak3.0 Primary Assembly, whole genome shotgun sequence region CTCCAAATCTTCCCTATTGGTAAGATGGAGGTGCCGTTGAAAGGCGTGTGGATGCAAATTGGAGATGATCAAATTGAGTCAAAATCATTTTGAGGGGCCTTTACCAAGGTCATTGGCTAATTGTACAACATAGGAAGTTCTTGATATTGGAAACAATCATATAATTGATATTTTCCCCTCTTGGTTGGGCATTCTTCTAGAGCTAAGGGTTCTCATTTTGCAATCAAATGGAATCCATGGCTTTATTGGAAAACCTAATACAATTCAAAGATTCCCAAAATTACAAGTAATTGATGTCTCGAACAATAATATTAGTGGTAAGTTGTCATCTGAATATTTCCAAATTTGGAAAGCCATGCAAAGCTTTGATGCAAGTCACTTAACATATACGCAAGCAAATGGtctggtgctaaaaatagcaagcaATGACTGGCCAGTGTCATACATCTACACAATGACATTGACAAATAAAGGCATAAAGACAAAATATTGGGAAATCCAAGATTTCTTTGTGGCCATTGATCTATCAGGCAACAAGTTTGAAAGagaaattccaaaaattttggggaatCTAAAAGCACTTCATATGCTTAACCTTTCCAACAATATTCTTACTAGTTTTATCCCGTTGTCTTTGGCAACCTTAACAAACCTGGAATCACTAGATCTTTCTCAAAATATGCTAGTTGGAGAGATTCCTCCACAACTAGTGAAGCTCACCTTCCTTGCTTTCTTGAATGTGTCTTATAAAAATCTTACAGGACCTATACCACAAGGGAAACAATTTCtcacatttcaaaacaattCATTCTATGGAAATGTAGAATTGTGTGGAAGTCCATTGTCCAAAAGATGTGCCAATTCAAAGGACCCACCAACTCCACCTTCAAATTTTGAAGCAAACCAAGGCTCAGAGTTTTCATTTGAGTTTGGCTGGAAGGTAGTTGCGATGGGATATAGATGTGGATTTATGGTTGGATTTTTTGTTGGACAAATTATAATCACAAGGAAGAGTGGTTGGTTTATAAAGTCCTTTGCAATTGGCCATCCAACAGGAAGAGGGTGAAGTGGAGGAGAcgttaaaaataaatttagttggATAAGAATTTTCCCTTATAAATAAACTCATGCATATATGTTGCTTccattaaaagtgttcccattttattttaggagtttGGGAGGGGTCTTTGATAATTTATCATACTAGATAATgtttattgtcttttttttcttttcttttttgagaagctGCGTTTTTGTGGTGCTTTTCTTACTGTACCTTTTCCTTTTGGTGATCTTGGTTTTGTCACATGATAAAATGGTGTTGTATAAcgtattttaaatttaaaaacttgaGGAAAAATATACGGTctttctaaatctttttttaaatatatataagtttcaTGTATAACGGTTTTAGGCCTGTTGATGATGAACTAAGCCTATTAATTCCTATCTAAGTAAATTGGGTCAATTGTGTGCCATGTTAATAAAATCAAGGTATTGAGCCTGTCAGTGGCGAAACCAGAAATTTTGCTTTGAGGGAGAATGCCTTAGCT contains the following coding sequences:
- the LOC115961899 gene encoding putative receptor like protein 25; its protein translation is MTLTNKGIKTKYWEIQDFFVAIDLSGNKFEREIPKILGNLKALHMLNLSNNILTSFIPLSLATLTNLESLDLSQNMLVGEIPPQLVKLTFLAFLNVSYKNLTGPIPQGKQFLTFQNNSFYGNVELCGSPLSKRCANSKDPPTPPSNFEANQGSEFSFEFGWKVVAMGYRCGFMVGFFVGQIIITRKSGWFIKSFAIGHPTGRG